GAAAATAGAGCTTCATCTTCtaatgacacaaggtttcaagatCCCACATACTTTAACAAATCAGCAACTCCAAGGTTTTGTAGACTATGCAACCGAAATGGACACTTTCCCATTCAATGCttttttggtgaaagaatgattggtgacaAAGTTTACAAAATTGTTTTTGATTACAATGGCTTGGGTCAtaggagatggtttaacgtgaaaggatctaagaaaatttggatatctaaggtcacttgagcttgTTTTGTAGGTGTGCCTAGCATCCAAACGGAAgaaaaatatgtggtacatggacagcGGATGTTCTAGGCAcatgaccggaaagacaaccttcttcataaagcttgatgaatatgatggaggacttgtcactttcggtgatgatgGTAAAGGAAAGATAGTGGCCGTTGGTAAAGTTGGTAAAAGcttttcatcttgtataaatgatgttcttcttgtaaatagtttgaaacataatttacttagtataagccaattgtgtgatttaggttttgaagttgtttttagaaaatttgtatgtttggttgtttgtgaaaaaactggggagattttatttgaagctaagagatgcaacaatgtgtatggattaactcttgaggacttgaaagaacaaaatgtaacatgttttacctctcttgaatctgaaaaatggctgtggcatagaaagttgggtcatgctagcatgtaccaaattgcTAAGCTAGTAAAGAAAAttttggttagaggaattcccAATATCAgatttgataaggatcttacttgtgatgcttgtcaattaggcaaacaagtaaaatcatcttttaaaccaaaaaatgaaatttcaaccaaaaggccattagagatgttacacattgatctttttgatcaaacaagaactcaaagtctaggaggtaaacactatggtttggtagtggtagatgattactctagatttagttgggtactttttcttgctcataaaaatgatgcttttcatgctttctcaaccctttgcaagaaaattcaaaatgaaagagATTTAAAAGTGGcacatttgagaagtgatcacggaaaagaatttgaaaactaagactttgaaaaattctgtgatgactttggaattactcataatttttcatgccttagaacacctcaacaaaatggggttattgaaagaaggaatagaagccttcaagagatgactagggctatgttatgttatacgtgcccggtcacccttacgacgtagggtcAATAAAGTATTGAGTTTCAACCTAGAatacgtggtggcaagccacggttcTGTTACCCaagaaaactcgtatctcagatattattaattcataagCCGTTTAATATCCATAATCATTATATAATCATTCATCATAGCATGGCATCATAACTTCATTTAACATCtacatctttttcttataaCTCATCATGTTTACCCCTTTCTTCATCCCGAAGTTACCTTATTTCCCTAGCTTCAACTAGCTACTAGACTTAGTATATTACTTTATGACTAAAAGGATGAAAATTGAGGTTAGAAATCTAAAATCTAGTGTAAAACACAAAAACCTGTTTTGCAAGAAACAGGGGCCACGCGTGGCCACACGTACGTGTGGGAGTATAAAAAAGCAGCTCGCGTGCGCATTTCCTTACTATGTGTACGCATGGTCATGCATGCTAGTTCATTACGCATACACGTGGGGCTACTCGTGCACGCACAGTTTAAAATTTCatgccatgcgtacgcgtgggccatACGTTCTTAAAAAAAACACCAGATTACCTAGAAAGCTGCACAAACCTGTATTATCTACCTGCATAACACATAATTCACACCAAAACTTTTGACGTGCATAACTTAAttgtttttcttccattttttgaACGGCGTAAATTTTacgaacccaatttttatttaaaacaagTTAGAAACAAATTGAGGGTCAGGAAGCCAAGTTATGCCTCGCCGAAGTTCGGCCAAAAACCAACTTTTTCAAAAGCTTCAAaacctcattttcttttcaaaactcATTCCCACTTAACTCAACATACCTATAACCATCAATATAACTTACCCTTAACAATAGCACAACAATCCTTGCAACCCTATCATTTTCTTAGCTAAATAACATCCGATTTCAACCCAATCTTTACAAGTTTGATCACAAACTAACATATcaatctatatacatatattgcCACGATCATAAATTATCTAACCACCATCACATCATCATTCATTGTATCAATACCAACAAAATCAAGTAAACACCACTCAAGCTCAAACCATATCATTATACTGTCACGATCATAAAAGCTCCATCCATCATTATTAtactagtatatatatatatatatattcaaccCACATTGTCAATTGCTCAACTATAACCAAACACCAAGAAGACATCATAAATTCACCATATTCCTCAACACATGCCCAACATCAAATTATCCATCAATATCATAAAGACTAATCATTTAACATATTCAACCACTTCAACTTATCATATAGTtctctaacctaagttttcacagagcATTACATATTAAATGCACaaaacttaaaccataccttggccgatcacCACGTTAGGTCCATGGCAGCCACCTAAGCCACACACACAGCCCCACAAGTTTCAAAAATCACCAAGACCTTAGCACCAATCCTCCACCAAGCCTCCAATTGTCCACAATTCAATtccaatacatatatatatattggctAGTAGGGCCGTCAAAATGGGCCAAGCCCATTGGGCTGGCCCGTTTACTCGTTTAAATGGGCGGGCTTTTGCCTCTAATTCAGGCCCATTTAAATTTCGGGCTAAACGGGTTGAGCCCGATTAACCCGAAAAAAATTGCGGGTTAAATGGGCTAGCCCGCGGGCTAAATGGGGGCCCGCATaaaatttggtttttttttttaaattgaaatttcagATTTTGGCCCAGCATCATTGGGAAAAAAAAACAACCCGACCcgtacaaaaataacaaaaagaccAATAGtccaatattatatattatgcaagataaaaaaaatccttAAACCCAGCCCAAAATATAACCCAACCCATATACAATATAAGATTAAgagtacaaaataaaaaaaaactctcTCTAACACTCACTAAAAATTGTAACGTACAAAGGatgaaaggaaaaggaaaaatcaCTTTAGAGTAGCCATAACCCATGCCCATCAGCCTATAATCCAATAATCCATATCACCATATGCCCTAAATGCTAAATCAGTAAATCCCTAATTCTTCAATCTTCGTTTCTTGTACACACTACACAGCAAGTAGCAAACgttcaaagaaaaaagagaaagcacACTAAAGTAGCATAAATCCCTAATTCTTCTGCACATCACCACAGCtttacaaatttattatttatgcatGTATCCATCCTTCTTCCGGCGACAGTAACTTCTTTGTCAGTGTCATCGATGAGCATCCCCACCGTTAGAGTCTTGCGAGGCTCTCATCACCGTTAGCCCTTCAGTTTTCATTACCTCATCCATTCTTCAGTAAGCTTCTACTCTTCGTTAGTTTTCGTAGCCTTCAGTCATCACAATCATCAATTTTCAGCCAACTATTGTAAGATTACTTTCTtgtcttaataataaaatatgcatGTTATTTCTTTTCTCACAAATCTTAAGTTCTCAACATTTAGATGAATAGTATGACACTAACATCaattatttatgtattctgttttgttcTAGGTTATTTTGGGTTATAATAAGGATTAATCTGAttctgtgtttttattttttgttagtgaTTTAATTTGGAGTTATGGACGACTATGCAAGAGATATTGTTGATCCAAATGCTAAGGTAGAACAAATTTTTTTGGACTCAGACTCAGACTCTGATGATGACTTTGATGATGTTGTTGATGACGAAGTCTCGCCGGAAGTAACTCAAGCGACACCTCTTGTAAGTATTCCACCTGCTGCTATTGATGGGTCAAATGCTAAAAAGAGAAAACGGTTAACTACATCTAATGTCTGGGATAGCTTTACAAAAATAGTTGGGGAAGATGGAAAAACAAGGTGCAAATGTAAAGGGTGTGGAAAAGAATACAAAGGTGGGGATAGTACTCATGGTACCTCTACATTGAGACGACATATCCCTGTGTGTCGTGAACTTCCCAAATTTCATGATTTGGGAAAAATGATGCTTGATGAAGCTGGGAGGTTAAGAGCTAGACAAGTTGATCCTATGGTTTTTCGTGAAAAAATTGCACTAGCAATCATAGAACATGATTTGCCTTTCTCATTTGTTGAGTATAGAAGAATTAGGGATGTTTTTAAGTACTTGAATCCTGATGCTAAGATGTTTTCTCGAAACACTGCTGTAgctgatatttttaaattttatattgctgaaaaagaaaagttaaaatGTCAGTTAGGGAAACTTCGAAGTAGGATATGTTTAACTACTGATCTTTGGACTTCATGCACAACAGAGGGTTATATGACTTTGACTGCCCATTATGTTGATTCACGATGGAAATTAAATTCTAAGATACTCTCATTTTCTCACTTGCCCCCTCCACATACAGGACATCAATTAGCAAATAAAGTGCTTGAGTTGTTATCTGAATGgggaatagaaaagaaaatattttcaataaccTTAGACAATGCTTCATCTAATGATAGCATGCAAACTTTACTCAAGCGAAACCTCCTTTTAAGTGATGGGTTATTGTGTAATGGGGACTTTTTTCATGTGAGGTGTTGTGCTCATATCTTAAACTTGATAGTTCAAGATGGGTTGAAGGTTGCTAGTTCTACTTTTCATAATATCAGAGAGAGTATCAAGTATGTGAGAGCATCGGAGGCACGAGCTATCCAATTTAGAGATGTTCTTAAGTCACTTGAAATTTCTGACATTAGAGTGAACTTAGATGTGCCTACTAGATGGAATTCTACTTTCTTGATGTTGGAGAGTGCTTTGAGATGCGAGCGTGGTTTTGTTAGACTCTCTTTGAAGGATAACAATTTCAGAGATTGTCCATCGGAAGAAGagtgaaaaagaggaagagaaatcTGTAAATTTCTAAATccattttataaaattactacCTTGATGTCTGGTCAATCTTATCCTActtcaaatttatattttatgcaAATTTGGAGGATTGAATGTTTGCTGAAAGAATTTTCCATTAGTGAGGATGAGGTCATAAGAAAAATGGTGCAACCAATGAAAGCTAAATTTGATAAGTATTGGAGCGATTATTCCATAATTCTCTCTCTAGGAGTTATTATCGATCCTCGAATAAAATTTCATGTTTTGGAATATTGTTTGAATAAAGTGGATCCATGTACTGCTAATGAGAAATTGACCACCATCAAGAAAAAGCTGTATTTGTTGTTTGAAGCATATTCAGAAACTTTGTCACATAATGCCTCTTCTAATGCTTCTGGTGGTCAAATAAGAATTCCTACTTCTAGAGAAGATGATTCACTTTCATTTGATGTGCCTGATGTAAGTTTTATCTCTGTTGTGCATTATGttaatataattttcttttatatgttTCTGTCAATATGTTACTTTCttaattgttttattattattttttgaatattgtAGGAGttgagaaatataaattttcaaacTAATGCTTCACAAAGAAAGTCTTCTTTAGATATCTATTTGGAAGAGTCAACTCTTGATATGAACTCTAAAATAGATGTCTTGCAATATTGGAGGTCTCAAGTCCATCGCTTTTCTGATTTAGCTTCCATGGCTTGTGATGTGCTTAGTATTCCAATAACTACAGTAGCTTCAGAATCGGCCTTTTCCATTGGTGCACATGTCCTAAATAAGTATAGAAATTCTATTTTGGATAAGAATGTGCAAGCTCTTATTTGTGCTCGTAATTGGATACATGGATTTGAAGATGATGGTAATtcactttttaatatttattttgttaacttCTATTGGCAATAAATAATGAATAACTTGcatattgtatttatttagttttctaCTAACTAACTTTAAATTGTAGATGCTGAATTTGAGTGTCAAAATGAAAGTGACAAAGAACATTATAAAGATAAAGTGGATTCAATTAATATGATGCCTGGTATTTTATTAGTATTGTGTAATTGTTTCAAACCAtgcattttttaattcaattctatGAAAATTCATTTTCTGCCACTAAGTcactaaattttatttgatagtttatttttctttctattgcAGGTGTTGACTAATTTGGTGGATTGGATAAAAGATTTTTGGGGATTACATTGCTTGCtacttttgtaaaatatttgcATGCCATGTAATCTGTTAAATACTTTCTTTTTACCTTTGTGTGGCTTTTTGGTAGAATTATGATGTTGCTATGTTGATTTATAATACTCTATTAATTATATGAGGGGAATTACAAATACCCCTTTAATTAGAAATATTAGAATTAGAAATATGGAATCACTAATTGGATGTGAATGTGGTTCTGTTTTGagttaaaacaacaaatttagAACATAATAGTTACTCAAATCAAATGTATTTAGTTGTTTACTAGAACTTTGCTTTTATTTGTGCCAAACAGGATTTTTTTGTCCAAATATATACACTAGTTTTTCTCCTCAAAATTAGActtttttagcttttttttcaaaaaaatttcaaaaaaaaatatttcaacaGATAAACGGG
The Arachis duranensis cultivar V14167 chromosome 5, aradu.V14167.gnm2.J7QH, whole genome shotgun sequence genome window above contains:
- the LOC107490734 gene encoding zinc finger BED domain-containing protein DAYSLEEPER-like — encoded protein: MVQPMKAKFDKYWSDYSIILSLGVIIDPRIKFHVLEYCLNKVDPCTANEKLTTIKKKLYLLFEAYSETLSHNASSNASGGQIRIPTSREDDSLSFDVPDELRNINFQTNASQRKSSLDIYLEESTLDMNSKIDVLQYWRSQVHRFSDLASMACDVLSIPITTVASESAFSIGAHVLNKYRNSILDKNVQALICARNWIHGFEDDDAEFECQNESDKEHYKDKVDSINMMPGVD